The following nucleotide sequence is from Geotrypetes seraphini chromosome 10, aGeoSer1.1, whole genome shotgun sequence.
GATCATGGTGCGCCTGACAGGGGGCAAGGAGGGGAAAAGGATGTGCGCTCCCACCTGGAACCGGGACGCCTACAAGATCTACCTCACGGTGCTCTTCAGCACCAGCATCATGGCGCCCGGGGTGGTCATCGGCTACCTGTACGCCAGGCTGGCACGAACTTACCTGGAATCCCAGAGGCACCCGGTGAACAAAAAGGAGAGCAAGCGCTCCCCCAAGCAGAAGGTCCTGATCATGATTTTCAGCATTGTGCTGGTGTTCTGGGCCTGCTTCCTGCCCTTCTGGATCTGGCAGCTGGTCCGGCTCTACGACCGCTCCATCCGGCTGTCGCCTCGGACCCAGAAGTGCATCAACTACCTGGTCACCTGCCTGACCTACAGCAACAGCTGCATTAACCCGTTCCTGTACACGCTGCTCACCAAGAACTACAGGGACTACCTGAAGAACAGGCGCCGGACTTTCTACAGGTTCACCTCTTCGTTCCGGAAAAGGAACGCGACCCCGCAGGGCTCCTCCCGGGGCAAGTCCGTGTCCTCCGGCAACCAGTGCGATTATGTGTCCGAGTCCTTCGTCATGACCAGCTTGAAGGAGAGCAAGTGAACGCGGGTGGGCTTTCAGGAAACATGGCGCCAAAAAAAACCATGAACCGAGTCCAGACGGAGAGCAACGTGTGCCCCAGGTAAGAGGCTCGTTTAACGTTAACGCAAACAGAACTGTATATAGTAAAGTTTGGCTGTCCGAGCTGTTGTAAGGAGTATGTAATGGGGCGGGCTTAATTTTTACATtttagacggggggggggggggggaacaagacATCTATGGAGAACGCCAATGTTTCCAAAACGGAGAGTATCCTTTTGGTTAAAAAGCCATTCACTTCGatgctatgattttttttttttttttttttttttgcacgttTCAGGATATTGGAAGTAACACGTGCACGAGAAGTCGGTAGAGCTGTCTCGTGCAGGAAGGGGATAGAACGCGCGTTTTGCCCCTTCCCGTCTCGTGCCAAATGCAGCCCTGCTGCGGATTGTGCGAGCGCAATATCTAATTCCCTTTACGGAACAGTTCGGGATCCAACATAATTGCGCTGGCGCAACTGTTAGGAGATCGATTATTGCTAGCAAACTGCCCTGAgagcctttttatttatttttttaacgtgCTGAAAATAGTAAACTACCGTAGGGAAAGCCGTATGGTATGATGGCTTTAGCTGTTTTTTTCTTAAATGTACCAGGCACAGAAAATGTTTCTACTGAAATCCTCTGGGACTGGACTATAAAATGTAAAGTGCAGGACTGATAGTTTGTttcctctctctccaccccccccccccccccctctccacccGTGTTAAAAAGATAGCACAGCACTAATTCCATTCCAGGTGTTTAGCCACCTTACTTCACTGCTGacttaattattttttcttaacTTTGTTTCCATCTTCTTATTAGCTGTGTACACTTAAAATATcctcattttgtttt
It contains:
- the LOC117368156 gene encoding urotensin-2 receptor-like → MEPNHSLVNFSVPDPRVSGVDELVITSAFGTVLSLMYVAGVAGNVYTLVVMCHSMRYAASMYISIINLATADLLYLSTIPFIVYTYFVQDWYFGDVGCRILLSLDLLTMHASIFTLTVMCTERYMAVTKPLDTVQRSKGYRKATAGAVWCVSLLLALPMMIMVRLTGGKEGKRMCAPTWNRDAYKIYLTVLFSTSIMAPGVVIGYLYARLARTYLESQRHPVNKKESKRSPKQKVLIMIFSIVLVFWACFLPFWIWQLVRLYDRSIRLSPRTQKCINYLVTCLTYSNSCINPFLYTLLTKNYRDYLKNRRRTFYRFTSSFRKRNATPQGSSRGKSVSSGNQCDYVSESFVMTSLKESK